In Rattus rattus isolate New Zealand chromosome 9, Rrattus_CSIRO_v1, whole genome shotgun sequence, a genomic segment contains:
- the Septin8 gene encoding septin-8 isoform X1 → MAVSQCPSGLIRTSGHHTAANLMELLCGNAEPEPRNLSLGGHVGFDSLPDQLVSKSVTQGFSFNILCVGETGIGKSTLMNTLFNTTFETEEASHHEECVRLRPQTYDLQESNVHLKLTIVDAVGFGDQINKDDSYRPIVDYIDTQFENYLQEELKIRRSLFDYHDTRIHVCLYFITPTGHSLKSLDLVTMKKLDSKVNIIPIIAKADTISKSELHKFKIKIMGELVSNGVQIYQFPTDDEAVAEINAVMNAHLPFAVVGSTEEVKVGNKLVRARQYPWGVVQVENENHCDFVKLREMLIRVNMEDLREQTHSRHYELYRRCKLEEMGFQDSDGDSQPFSLQETYEAKRKEFLSELQRKEEEMRQMFVNKVKETELELKEKERELHEKFEHLKRIHQEEKRKVEEKRRELEEETNAFNCRKAAMEALQSQALHATSQQPLRKDKDKKNRSDIGAQQSGMSLSSSKVMMTKANVEPLNCSSWWPAIQCCSCLVRDATWREGFL, encoded by the exons AACGCAGAGCCTGAGCCCCGGAACCTGTCCCTGGGTGGCCATGTGGGCTTCGACAGCCTCCCTGACCAGCTGGTCAGCAAGTCAGTCACTCAGGGCTTCAGCTTCAACATTCTCTGTGTGG gGGAAACTGGGATTGGCAAGTCCACGCTGATGAACACGCTCTTCAACACGACCTTTGAGACGGAAGAAGCCAGTCACCATGAAGAGTGTGTACGCCTGCGGCCTCAGACCTATGACCTCCAAGAGAGTAACGTTCATCTCAAACTGACCATCGTGGATGCTGTGGGCTTTGGGGATCAGATCAATAAGGATGACAG TTACAGGCCCATAGTTGATTACATCGACACGCAGTTTGAAAACTATCTACAGGAGGAGTTGAAGATTCGCCGTTCCCTCTTTGACTACCATGACACGAGGATCCACGTTTGCCTCTACTTTATCACACCCACCGGGCACTCCCTGAAGTCCCTGGATCTGGTGACCATGAAGAAGCTAGATAGCAAG GTGAACATAATCCCCATCATTGCCAAGGCCGACACCATCTCCAAGAGCGAGCTCCACAAGTTCAAGATCAAGATCATGGGTGAGCTGGTCAGCAATGGAGTCCAGATCTACCAGTTTCCCACCGACGACGAGGCTGTCGCCGAGATTAATGCGGTCATGAAC GCACACTTGCCTTTTGCCGTGGTGGGCAGCACAGAGGAGGTGAAGGTGGGGAACAAGCTGGTTCGAGCACGACAGTACCCCTGGGGCGTGGTGCAGG TGGAGAACGAGAACCACTGTGACTTCGTGAAGTTGCGGGAGATGTTGATCCGGGTGAACATGGAGGACCTGCGTGAGCAGACCCACAGTCGGCACTACGAGCTCTACCGGCGCTGCAAGTTGGAGGAGATGGGCTTCCAGGACAGTGATGGTGACAGCCAGCCCTTCAG CCTCCAAGAGACGTACgaggcaaagaggaaggagtTCCTGAGCGAgctacagaggaaggaggaagagatgaggCAGATGTTTGTCAACAAAGTGAAGGAGACAGAGCTTGAATTGAAGGAGAAGGAACGGGAG CTCCATGAGAAGTTTGAGCACCTGAAGCGGATCCACCAGGAGGAGAAGCGCAAGGTAGAGGAGAAGCGCAGGGAGCTGGAAGAGGAGACCAACGCCTTCAACTGCCGGAAGGCAGCCATGGAGGCCCTGCAGTCACAGGCCTTACATGCCACCTCACAGCAGCCTCTGAGGAAAGACAAGGACAAGAAGAA CAGATCAGATATAGGAGCACAGCAGTCGGGCATGAGCCTCTCCAGCTCTAAGGTGATGATGACCAAAGCAAATGTGGAACCCTTGAACTGCAGCAGCTGGTGGCCTGCCATCCAGTGCTGCAGCTGCCTGGTCAGGGACGCGACGTGGAGGGAAGGATTCCTCTGA
- the Septin8 gene encoding septin-8 isoform X4, whose translation MAATDLERISNAEPEPRNLSLGGHVGFDSLPDQLVSKSVTQGFSFNILCVGETGIGKSTLMNTLFNTTFETEEASHHEECVRLRPQTYDLQESNVHLKLTIVDAVGFGDQINKDDRPIVDYIDTQFENYLQEELKIRRSLFDYHDTRIHVCLYFITPTGHSLKSLDLVTMKKLDSKVNIIPIIAKADTISKSELHKFKIKIMGELVSNGVQIYQFPTDDEAVAEINAVMNAHLPFAVVGSTEEVKVGNKLVRARQYPWGVVQVENENHCDFVKLREMLIRVNMEDLREQTHSRHYELYRRCKLEEMGFQDSDGDSQPFSLQETYEAKRKEFLSELQRKEEEMRQMFVNKVKETELELKEKERELHEKFEHLKRIHQEEKRKVEEKRRELEEETNAFNCRKAAMEALQSQALHATSQQPLRKDKDKKNRSDIGAQQSGMSLSSSKVMMTKANVEPLNCSSWWPAIQCCSCLVRDATWREGFL comes from the exons AACGCAGAGCCTGAGCCCCGGAACCTGTCCCTGGGTGGCCATGTGGGCTTCGACAGCCTCCCTGACCAGCTGGTCAGCAAGTCAGTCACTCAGGGCTTCAGCTTCAACATTCTCTGTGTGG gGGAAACTGGGATTGGCAAGTCCACGCTGATGAACACGCTCTTCAACACGACCTTTGAGACGGAAGAAGCCAGTCACCATGAAGAGTGTGTACGCCTGCGGCCTCAGACCTATGACCTCCAAGAGAGTAACGTTCATCTCAAACTGACCATCGTGGATGCTGTGGGCTTTGGGGATCAGATCAATAAGGATGACAG GCCCATAGTTGATTACATCGACACGCAGTTTGAAAACTATCTACAGGAGGAGTTGAAGATTCGCCGTTCCCTCTTTGACTACCATGACACGAGGATCCACGTTTGCCTCTACTTTATCACACCCACCGGGCACTCCCTGAAGTCCCTGGATCTGGTGACCATGAAGAAGCTAGATAGCAAG GTGAACATAATCCCCATCATTGCCAAGGCCGACACCATCTCCAAGAGCGAGCTCCACAAGTTCAAGATCAAGATCATGGGTGAGCTGGTCAGCAATGGAGTCCAGATCTACCAGTTTCCCACCGACGACGAGGCTGTCGCCGAGATTAATGCGGTCATGAAC GCACACTTGCCTTTTGCCGTGGTGGGCAGCACAGAGGAGGTGAAGGTGGGGAACAAGCTGGTTCGAGCACGACAGTACCCCTGGGGCGTGGTGCAGG TGGAGAACGAGAACCACTGTGACTTCGTGAAGTTGCGGGAGATGTTGATCCGGGTGAACATGGAGGACCTGCGTGAGCAGACCCACAGTCGGCACTACGAGCTCTACCGGCGCTGCAAGTTGGAGGAGATGGGCTTCCAGGACAGTGATGGTGACAGCCAGCCCTTCAG CCTCCAAGAGACGTACgaggcaaagaggaaggagtTCCTGAGCGAgctacagaggaaggaggaagagatgaggCAGATGTTTGTCAACAAAGTGAAGGAGACAGAGCTTGAATTGAAGGAGAAGGAACGGGAG CTCCATGAGAAGTTTGAGCACCTGAAGCGGATCCACCAGGAGGAGAAGCGCAAGGTAGAGGAGAAGCGCAGGGAGCTGGAAGAGGAGACCAACGCCTTCAACTGCCGGAAGGCAGCCATGGAGGCCCTGCAGTCACAGGCCTTACATGCCACCTCACAGCAGCCTCTGAGGAAAGACAAGGACAAGAAGAA CAGATCAGATATAGGAGCACAGCAGTCGGGCATGAGCCTCTCCAGCTCTAAGGTGATGATGACCAAAGCAAATGTGGAACCCTTGAACTGCAGCAGCTGGTGGCCTGCCATCCAGTGCTGCAGCTGCCTGGTCAGGGACGCGACGTGGAGGGAAGGATTCCTCTGA
- the Septin8 gene encoding septin-8 isoform X3, which produces MAVSQCPSGLIRTSGHHTAANLMELLCGNAEPEPRNLSLGGHVGFDSLPDQLVSKSVTQGFSFNILCVGETGIGKSTLMNTLFNTTFETEEASHHEECVRLRPQTYDLQESNVHLKLTIVDAVGFGDQINKDDRPIVDYIDTQFENYLQEELKIRRSLFDYHDTRIHVCLYFITPTGHSLKSLDLVTMKKLDSKVNIIPIIAKADTISKSELHKFKIKIMGELVSNGVQIYQFPTDDEAVAEINAVMNAHLPFAVVGSTEEVKVGNKLVRARQYPWGVVQVENENHCDFVKLREMLIRVNMEDLREQTHSRHYELYRRCKLEEMGFQDSDGDSQPFSLQETYEAKRKEFLSELQRKEEEMRQMFVNKVKETELELKEKERELHEKFEHLKRIHQEEKRKVEEKRRELEEETNAFNCRKAAMEALQSQALHATSQQPLRKDKDKKNRSDIGAQQSGMSLSSSKVMMTKANVEPLNCSSWWPAIQCCSCLVRDATWREGFL; this is translated from the exons AACGCAGAGCCTGAGCCCCGGAACCTGTCCCTGGGTGGCCATGTGGGCTTCGACAGCCTCCCTGACCAGCTGGTCAGCAAGTCAGTCACTCAGGGCTTCAGCTTCAACATTCTCTGTGTGG gGGAAACTGGGATTGGCAAGTCCACGCTGATGAACACGCTCTTCAACACGACCTTTGAGACGGAAGAAGCCAGTCACCATGAAGAGTGTGTACGCCTGCGGCCTCAGACCTATGACCTCCAAGAGAGTAACGTTCATCTCAAACTGACCATCGTGGATGCTGTGGGCTTTGGGGATCAGATCAATAAGGATGACAG GCCCATAGTTGATTACATCGACACGCAGTTTGAAAACTATCTACAGGAGGAGTTGAAGATTCGCCGTTCCCTCTTTGACTACCATGACACGAGGATCCACGTTTGCCTCTACTTTATCACACCCACCGGGCACTCCCTGAAGTCCCTGGATCTGGTGACCATGAAGAAGCTAGATAGCAAG GTGAACATAATCCCCATCATTGCCAAGGCCGACACCATCTCCAAGAGCGAGCTCCACAAGTTCAAGATCAAGATCATGGGTGAGCTGGTCAGCAATGGAGTCCAGATCTACCAGTTTCCCACCGACGACGAGGCTGTCGCCGAGATTAATGCGGTCATGAAC GCACACTTGCCTTTTGCCGTGGTGGGCAGCACAGAGGAGGTGAAGGTGGGGAACAAGCTGGTTCGAGCACGACAGTACCCCTGGGGCGTGGTGCAGG TGGAGAACGAGAACCACTGTGACTTCGTGAAGTTGCGGGAGATGTTGATCCGGGTGAACATGGAGGACCTGCGTGAGCAGACCCACAGTCGGCACTACGAGCTCTACCGGCGCTGCAAGTTGGAGGAGATGGGCTTCCAGGACAGTGATGGTGACAGCCAGCCCTTCAG CCTCCAAGAGACGTACgaggcaaagaggaaggagtTCCTGAGCGAgctacagaggaaggaggaagagatgaggCAGATGTTTGTCAACAAAGTGAAGGAGACAGAGCTTGAATTGAAGGAGAAGGAACGGGAG CTCCATGAGAAGTTTGAGCACCTGAAGCGGATCCACCAGGAGGAGAAGCGCAAGGTAGAGGAGAAGCGCAGGGAGCTGGAAGAGGAGACCAACGCCTTCAACTGCCGGAAGGCAGCCATGGAGGCCCTGCAGTCACAGGCCTTACATGCCACCTCACAGCAGCCTCTGAGGAAAGACAAGGACAAGAAGAA CAGATCAGATATAGGAGCACAGCAGTCGGGCATGAGCCTCTCCAGCTCTAAGGTGATGATGACCAAAGCAAATGTGGAACCCTTGAACTGCAGCAGCTGGTGGCCTGCCATCCAGTGCTGCAGCTGCCTGGTCAGGGACGCGACGTGGAGGGAAGGATTCCTCTGA
- the Septin8 gene encoding septin-8 isoform X11 — MAATDLERISNAEPEPRNLSLGGHVGFDSLPDQLVSKSVTQGFSFNILCVGETGIGKSTLMNTLFNTTFETEEASHHEECVRLRPQTYDLQESNVHLKLTIVDAVGFGDQINKDDSYRPIVDYIDTQFENYLQEELKIRRSLFDYHDTRIHVCLYFITPTGHSLKSLDLVTMKKLDSKVNIIPIIAKADTISKSELHKFKIKIMGELVSNGVQIYQFPTDDEAVAEINAVMNAHLPFAVVGSTEEVKVGNKLVRARQYPWGVVQVENENHCDFVKLREMLIRVNMEDLREQTHSRHYELYRRCKLEEMGFQDSDGDSQPFSLQETYEAKRKEFLSELQRKEEEMRQMFVNKVKETELELKEKERELHEKFEHLKRIHQEEKRKVEEKRRELEEETNAFNCRKAAMEALQSQALHATSQQPLRKDKDKKN; from the exons AACGCAGAGCCTGAGCCCCGGAACCTGTCCCTGGGTGGCCATGTGGGCTTCGACAGCCTCCCTGACCAGCTGGTCAGCAAGTCAGTCACTCAGGGCTTCAGCTTCAACATTCTCTGTGTGG gGGAAACTGGGATTGGCAAGTCCACGCTGATGAACACGCTCTTCAACACGACCTTTGAGACGGAAGAAGCCAGTCACCATGAAGAGTGTGTACGCCTGCGGCCTCAGACCTATGACCTCCAAGAGAGTAACGTTCATCTCAAACTGACCATCGTGGATGCTGTGGGCTTTGGGGATCAGATCAATAAGGATGACAG TTACAGGCCCATAGTTGATTACATCGACACGCAGTTTGAAAACTATCTACAGGAGGAGTTGAAGATTCGCCGTTCCCTCTTTGACTACCATGACACGAGGATCCACGTTTGCCTCTACTTTATCACACCCACCGGGCACTCCCTGAAGTCCCTGGATCTGGTGACCATGAAGAAGCTAGATAGCAAG GTGAACATAATCCCCATCATTGCCAAGGCCGACACCATCTCCAAGAGCGAGCTCCACAAGTTCAAGATCAAGATCATGGGTGAGCTGGTCAGCAATGGAGTCCAGATCTACCAGTTTCCCACCGACGACGAGGCTGTCGCCGAGATTAATGCGGTCATGAAC GCACACTTGCCTTTTGCCGTGGTGGGCAGCACAGAGGAGGTGAAGGTGGGGAACAAGCTGGTTCGAGCACGACAGTACCCCTGGGGCGTGGTGCAGG TGGAGAACGAGAACCACTGTGACTTCGTGAAGTTGCGGGAGATGTTGATCCGGGTGAACATGGAGGACCTGCGTGAGCAGACCCACAGTCGGCACTACGAGCTCTACCGGCGCTGCAAGTTGGAGGAGATGGGCTTCCAGGACAGTGATGGTGACAGCCAGCCCTTCAG CCTCCAAGAGACGTACgaggcaaagaggaaggagtTCCTGAGCGAgctacagaggaaggaggaagagatgaggCAGATGTTTGTCAACAAAGTGAAGGAGACAGAGCTTGAATTGAAGGAGAAGGAACGGGAG CTCCATGAGAAGTTTGAGCACCTGAAGCGGATCCACCAGGAGGAGAAGCGCAAGGTAGAGGAGAAGCGCAGGGAGCTGGAAGAGGAGACCAACGCCTTCAACTGCCGGAAGGCAGCCATGGAGGCCCTGCAGTCACAGGCCTTACATGCCACCTCACAGCAGCCTCTGAGGAAAGACAAGGACAAGAAGAA ttaa
- the Septin8 gene encoding septin-8 isoform X8: MELLCGNAEPEPRNLSLGGHVGFDSLPDQLVSKSVTQGFSFNILCVGETGIGKSTLMNTLFNTTFETEEASHHEECVRLRPQTYDLQESNVHLKLTIVDAVGFGDQINKDDSYRPIVDYIDTQFENYLQEELKIRRSLFDYHDTRIHVCLYFITPTGHSLKSLDLVTMKKLDSKVNIIPIIAKADTISKSELHKFKIKIMGELVSNGVQIYQFPTDDEAVAEINAVMNAHLPFAVVGSTEEVKVGNKLVRARQYPWGVVQVENENHCDFVKLREMLIRVNMEDLREQTHSRHYELYRRCKLEEMGFQDSDGDSQPFSLQETYEAKRKEFLSELQRKEEEMRQMFVNKVKETELELKEKERELHEKFEHLKRIHQEEKRKVEEKRRELEEETNAFNCRKAAMEALQSQALHATSQQPLRKDKDKKN; this comes from the exons AACGCAGAGCCTGAGCCCCGGAACCTGTCCCTGGGTGGCCATGTGGGCTTCGACAGCCTCCCTGACCAGCTGGTCAGCAAGTCAGTCACTCAGGGCTTCAGCTTCAACATTCTCTGTGTGG gGGAAACTGGGATTGGCAAGTCCACGCTGATGAACACGCTCTTCAACACGACCTTTGAGACGGAAGAAGCCAGTCACCATGAAGAGTGTGTACGCCTGCGGCCTCAGACCTATGACCTCCAAGAGAGTAACGTTCATCTCAAACTGACCATCGTGGATGCTGTGGGCTTTGGGGATCAGATCAATAAGGATGACAG TTACAGGCCCATAGTTGATTACATCGACACGCAGTTTGAAAACTATCTACAGGAGGAGTTGAAGATTCGCCGTTCCCTCTTTGACTACCATGACACGAGGATCCACGTTTGCCTCTACTTTATCACACCCACCGGGCACTCCCTGAAGTCCCTGGATCTGGTGACCATGAAGAAGCTAGATAGCAAG GTGAACATAATCCCCATCATTGCCAAGGCCGACACCATCTCCAAGAGCGAGCTCCACAAGTTCAAGATCAAGATCATGGGTGAGCTGGTCAGCAATGGAGTCCAGATCTACCAGTTTCCCACCGACGACGAGGCTGTCGCCGAGATTAATGCGGTCATGAAC GCACACTTGCCTTTTGCCGTGGTGGGCAGCACAGAGGAGGTGAAGGTGGGGAACAAGCTGGTTCGAGCACGACAGTACCCCTGGGGCGTGGTGCAGG TGGAGAACGAGAACCACTGTGACTTCGTGAAGTTGCGGGAGATGTTGATCCGGGTGAACATGGAGGACCTGCGTGAGCAGACCCACAGTCGGCACTACGAGCTCTACCGGCGCTGCAAGTTGGAGGAGATGGGCTTCCAGGACAGTGATGGTGACAGCCAGCCCTTCAG CCTCCAAGAGACGTACgaggcaaagaggaaggagtTCCTGAGCGAgctacagaggaaggaggaagagatgaggCAGATGTTTGTCAACAAAGTGAAGGAGACAGAGCTTGAATTGAAGGAGAAGGAACGGGAG CTCCATGAGAAGTTTGAGCACCTGAAGCGGATCCACCAGGAGGAGAAGCGCAAGGTAGAGGAGAAGCGCAGGGAGCTGGAAGAGGAGACCAACGCCTTCAACTGCCGGAAGGCAGCCATGGAGGCCCTGCAGTCACAGGCCTTACATGCCACCTCACAGCAGCCTCTGAGGAAAGACAAGGACAAGAAGAA ttaa
- the Septin8 gene encoding septin-8 isoform X2, which yields MAVSQCPSGLIRTSGHHTAANLMELLCGNAEPEPRNLSLGGHVGFDSLPDQLVSKSVTQGFSFNILCVGETGIGKSTLMNTLFNTTFETEEASHHEECVRLRPQTYDLQESNVHLKLTIVDAVGFGDQINKDDSYRPIVDYIDTQFENYLQEELKIRRSLFDYHDTRIHVCLYFITPTGHSLKSLDLVTMKKLDSKVNIIPIIAKADTISKSELHKFKIKIMGELVSNGVQIYQFPTDDEAVAEINAVMNAHLPFAVVGSTEEVKVGNKLVRARQYPWGVVQVENENHCDFVKLREMLIRVNMEDLREQTHSRHYELYRRCKLEEMGFQDSDGDSQPFSLQETYEAKRKEFLSELQRKEEEMRQMFVNKVKETELELKEKERELHEKFEHLKRIHQEEKRKVEEKRRELEEETNAFNCRKAAMEALQSQALHATSQQPLRKDKDKKKSDIGAQQSGMSLSSSKVMMTKANVEPLNCSSWWPAIQCCSCLVRDATWREGFL from the exons AACGCAGAGCCTGAGCCCCGGAACCTGTCCCTGGGTGGCCATGTGGGCTTCGACAGCCTCCCTGACCAGCTGGTCAGCAAGTCAGTCACTCAGGGCTTCAGCTTCAACATTCTCTGTGTGG gGGAAACTGGGATTGGCAAGTCCACGCTGATGAACACGCTCTTCAACACGACCTTTGAGACGGAAGAAGCCAGTCACCATGAAGAGTGTGTACGCCTGCGGCCTCAGACCTATGACCTCCAAGAGAGTAACGTTCATCTCAAACTGACCATCGTGGATGCTGTGGGCTTTGGGGATCAGATCAATAAGGATGACAG TTACAGGCCCATAGTTGATTACATCGACACGCAGTTTGAAAACTATCTACAGGAGGAGTTGAAGATTCGCCGTTCCCTCTTTGACTACCATGACACGAGGATCCACGTTTGCCTCTACTTTATCACACCCACCGGGCACTCCCTGAAGTCCCTGGATCTGGTGACCATGAAGAAGCTAGATAGCAAG GTGAACATAATCCCCATCATTGCCAAGGCCGACACCATCTCCAAGAGCGAGCTCCACAAGTTCAAGATCAAGATCATGGGTGAGCTGGTCAGCAATGGAGTCCAGATCTACCAGTTTCCCACCGACGACGAGGCTGTCGCCGAGATTAATGCGGTCATGAAC GCACACTTGCCTTTTGCCGTGGTGGGCAGCACAGAGGAGGTGAAGGTGGGGAACAAGCTGGTTCGAGCACGACAGTACCCCTGGGGCGTGGTGCAGG TGGAGAACGAGAACCACTGTGACTTCGTGAAGTTGCGGGAGATGTTGATCCGGGTGAACATGGAGGACCTGCGTGAGCAGACCCACAGTCGGCACTACGAGCTCTACCGGCGCTGCAAGTTGGAGGAGATGGGCTTCCAGGACAGTGATGGTGACAGCCAGCCCTTCAG CCTCCAAGAGACGTACgaggcaaagaggaaggagtTCCTGAGCGAgctacagaggaaggaggaagagatgaggCAGATGTTTGTCAACAAAGTGAAGGAGACAGAGCTTGAATTGAAGGAGAAGGAACGGGAG CTCCATGAGAAGTTTGAGCACCTGAAGCGGATCCACCAGGAGGAGAAGCGCAAGGTAGAGGAGAAGCGCAGGGAGCTGGAAGAGGAGACCAACGCCTTCAACTGCCGGAAGGCAGCCATGGAGGCCCTGCAGTCACAGGCCTTACATGCCACCTCACAGCAGCCTCTGAGGAAAGACAAGGACAAGAAGAA ATCAGATATAGGAGCACAGCAGTCGGGCATGAGCCTCTCCAGCTCTAAGGTGATGATGACCAAAGCAAATGTGGAACCCTTGAACTGCAGCAGCTGGTGGCCTGCCATCCAGTGCTGCAGCTGCCTGGTCAGGGACGCGACGTGGAGGGAAGGATTCCTCTGA
- the Septin8 gene encoding septin-8 isoform X7, whose amino-acid sequence MELLCGNAEPEPRNLSLGGHVGFDSLPDQLVSKSVTQGFSFNILCVGETGIGKSTLMNTLFNTTFETEEASHHEECVRLRPQTYDLQESNVHLKLTIVDAVGFGDQINKDDSYRPIVDYIDTQFENYLQEELKIRRSLFDYHDTRIHVCLYFITPTGHSLKSLDLVTMKKLDSKVNIIPIIAKADTISKSELHKFKIKIMGELVSNGVQIYQFPTDDEAVAEINAVMNAHLPFAVVGSTEEVKVGNKLVRARQYPWGVVQVENENHCDFVKLREMLIRVNMEDLREQTHSRHYELYRRCKLEEMGFQDSDGDSQPFSLQETYEAKRKEFLSELQRKEEEMRQMFVNKVKETELELKEKERELHEKFEHLKRIHQEEKRKVEEKRRELEEETNAFNCRKAAMEALQSQALHATSQQPLRKDKDKKKF is encoded by the exons AACGCAGAGCCTGAGCCCCGGAACCTGTCCCTGGGTGGCCATGTGGGCTTCGACAGCCTCCCTGACCAGCTGGTCAGCAAGTCAGTCACTCAGGGCTTCAGCTTCAACATTCTCTGTGTGG gGGAAACTGGGATTGGCAAGTCCACGCTGATGAACACGCTCTTCAACACGACCTTTGAGACGGAAGAAGCCAGTCACCATGAAGAGTGTGTACGCCTGCGGCCTCAGACCTATGACCTCCAAGAGAGTAACGTTCATCTCAAACTGACCATCGTGGATGCTGTGGGCTTTGGGGATCAGATCAATAAGGATGACAG TTACAGGCCCATAGTTGATTACATCGACACGCAGTTTGAAAACTATCTACAGGAGGAGTTGAAGATTCGCCGTTCCCTCTTTGACTACCATGACACGAGGATCCACGTTTGCCTCTACTTTATCACACCCACCGGGCACTCCCTGAAGTCCCTGGATCTGGTGACCATGAAGAAGCTAGATAGCAAG GTGAACATAATCCCCATCATTGCCAAGGCCGACACCATCTCCAAGAGCGAGCTCCACAAGTTCAAGATCAAGATCATGGGTGAGCTGGTCAGCAATGGAGTCCAGATCTACCAGTTTCCCACCGACGACGAGGCTGTCGCCGAGATTAATGCGGTCATGAAC GCACACTTGCCTTTTGCCGTGGTGGGCAGCACAGAGGAGGTGAAGGTGGGGAACAAGCTGGTTCGAGCACGACAGTACCCCTGGGGCGTGGTGCAGG TGGAGAACGAGAACCACTGTGACTTCGTGAAGTTGCGGGAGATGTTGATCCGGGTGAACATGGAGGACCTGCGTGAGCAGACCCACAGTCGGCACTACGAGCTCTACCGGCGCTGCAAGTTGGAGGAGATGGGCTTCCAGGACAGTGATGGTGACAGCCAGCCCTTCAG CCTCCAAGAGACGTACgaggcaaagaggaaggagtTCCTGAGCGAgctacagaggaaggaggaagagatgaggCAGATGTTTGTCAACAAAGTGAAGGAGACAGAGCTTGAATTGAAGGAGAAGGAACGGGAG CTCCATGAGAAGTTTGAGCACCTGAAGCGGATCCACCAGGAGGAGAAGCGCAAGGTAGAGGAGAAGCGCAGGGAGCTGGAAGAGGAGACCAACGCCTTCAACTGCCGGAAGGCAGCCATGGAGGCCCTGCAGTCACAGGCCTTACATGCCACCTCACAGCAGCCTCTGAGGAAAGACAAGGACAAGAAGAA ATTTTGA
- the Septin8 gene encoding septin-8 isoform X10, which produces MAATDLERISNAEPEPRNLSLGGHVGFDSLPDQLVSKSVTQGFSFNILCVGETGIGKSTLMNTLFNTTFETEEASHHEECVRLRPQTYDLQESNVHLKLTIVDAVGFGDQINKDDSYRPIVDYIDTQFENYLQEELKIRRSLFDYHDTRIHVCLYFITPTGHSLKSLDLVTMKKLDSKVNIIPIIAKADTISKSELHKFKIKIMGELVSNGVQIYQFPTDDEAVAEINAVMNAHLPFAVVGSTEEVKVGNKLVRARQYPWGVVQVENENHCDFVKLREMLIRVNMEDLREQTHSRHYELYRRCKLEEMGFQDSDGDSQPFSLQETYEAKRKEFLSELQRKEEEMRQMFVNKVKETELELKEKERELHEKFEHLKRIHQEEKRKVEEKRRELEEETNAFNCRKAAMEALQSQALHATSQQPLRKDKDKKKVGGWSSIYSVTIP; this is translated from the exons AACGCAGAGCCTGAGCCCCGGAACCTGTCCCTGGGTGGCCATGTGGGCTTCGACAGCCTCCCTGACCAGCTGGTCAGCAAGTCAGTCACTCAGGGCTTCAGCTTCAACATTCTCTGTGTGG gGGAAACTGGGATTGGCAAGTCCACGCTGATGAACACGCTCTTCAACACGACCTTTGAGACGGAAGAAGCCAGTCACCATGAAGAGTGTGTACGCCTGCGGCCTCAGACCTATGACCTCCAAGAGAGTAACGTTCATCTCAAACTGACCATCGTGGATGCTGTGGGCTTTGGGGATCAGATCAATAAGGATGACAG TTACAGGCCCATAGTTGATTACATCGACACGCAGTTTGAAAACTATCTACAGGAGGAGTTGAAGATTCGCCGTTCCCTCTTTGACTACCATGACACGAGGATCCACGTTTGCCTCTACTTTATCACACCCACCGGGCACTCCCTGAAGTCCCTGGATCTGGTGACCATGAAGAAGCTAGATAGCAAG GTGAACATAATCCCCATCATTGCCAAGGCCGACACCATCTCCAAGAGCGAGCTCCACAAGTTCAAGATCAAGATCATGGGTGAGCTGGTCAGCAATGGAGTCCAGATCTACCAGTTTCCCACCGACGACGAGGCTGTCGCCGAGATTAATGCGGTCATGAAC GCACACTTGCCTTTTGCCGTGGTGGGCAGCACAGAGGAGGTGAAGGTGGGGAACAAGCTGGTTCGAGCACGACAGTACCCCTGGGGCGTGGTGCAGG TGGAGAACGAGAACCACTGTGACTTCGTGAAGTTGCGGGAGATGTTGATCCGGGTGAACATGGAGGACCTGCGTGAGCAGACCCACAGTCGGCACTACGAGCTCTACCGGCGCTGCAAGTTGGAGGAGATGGGCTTCCAGGACAGTGATGGTGACAGCCAGCCCTTCAG CCTCCAAGAGACGTACgaggcaaagaggaaggagtTCCTGAGCGAgctacagaggaaggaggaagagatgaggCAGATGTTTGTCAACAAAGTGAAGGAGACAGAGCTTGAATTGAAGGAGAAGGAACGGGAG CTCCATGAGAAGTTTGAGCACCTGAAGCGGATCCACCAGGAGGAGAAGCGCAAGGTAGAGGAGAAGCGCAGGGAGCTGGAAGAGGAGACCAACGCCTTCAACTGCCGGAAGGCAGCCATGGAGGCCCTGCAGTCACAGGCCTTACATGCCACCTCACAGCAGCCTCTGAGGAAAGACAAGGACAAGAAGAA AGTCGGTGGCTGGTCTTCCATTTACAGTGTCACTATTCCTTGA